Proteins from a single region of Pseudomonadota bacterium:
- a CDS encoding DUF1330 domain-containing protein gives MTEAFITPTREDYTRFMDLEIEGPVHMLNLIKLRHRAAYEDGRDVTGEQAYATYSELSAPFFAGVGGQVIWQGRAQMTLIGSGDGDAWDFGFIAAYPSKAAIDAMFNDPGYQAITFHRSAAIENSRLHCFAVTQHRQGSLV, from the coding sequence ATGACCGAGGCGTTCATCACCCCCACGCGGGAGGACTACACTCGGTTCATGGACCTCGAGATCGAGGGGCCCGTGCACATGCTGAACCTCATCAAACTGCGACACCGAGCCGCCTACGAAGATGGGCGCGACGTCACGGGCGAGCAGGCCTACGCTACCTACAGCGAACTGTCGGCACCGTTCTTCGCTGGCGTTGGCGGCCAGGTCATTTGGCAGGGGCGGGCACAAATGACCTTGATCGGCTCGGGAGACGGGGACGCCTGGGACTTCGGCTTCATCGCGGCGTATCCGTCAAAGGCAGCTATCGACGCGATGTTCAATGATCCCGGTTACCAGGCGATCACGTTTCACCGTAGCGCGGCGATCGAGAACTCCCGCTTGCACTGCTTCGCGGTGACTCAGCACCGGCAAGGATCGTTAGTCTAG
- a CDS encoding SUMF1/EgtB/PvdO family nonheme iron enzyme, which yields MDEAGHVFISYAREDFSRVEPVIRMLGEQGWVLWWDQKNLPLGQRNDRVIEQALDQSSCVVVFWSADSVRSDWVRDEADEGKEAGKLIPVLLDAIKPPLGFRGRNFIDLSSNDPEASARLVAAIRAFAPAKRPRAQRAGQDRRTDDQSPVVSAQTVNPGPSKGAPLDPLIAELDRRSTSPQRRLDIGDLLARNGDTRRGVCLDGDAIPDIAWCEVPSGAFRYGDTGDQIELPTYSLSRYPVTNAQYEAFIEAGGYEQRDKWWQGLNQMIPESGGWSQSNRPRESVSWYEAVAYCRWLSAQLGYEVRLPTEQEWEKGARGKHGRRYPWGDEYQVGIANLDETKQEDGPNYLEQTTAVGIYPQGASPYGIEDMSGNVREWCADKYETPHDTGPSGDEPRVLRGGSWFVYPCLACAWYRFWYLPNLRNRGWGFRLCCSSPIPH from the coding sequence ATGGACGAAGCCGGTCACGTGTTTATCAGCTACGCGCGCGAGGATTTCTCGCGAGTCGAGCCTGTCATCCGCATGCTGGGTGAGCAGGGCTGGGTGTTGTGGTGGGATCAGAAGAACCTACCGCTAGGACAGCGCAACGACCGAGTAATCGAGCAGGCACTGGATCAGAGCAGCTGTGTGGTCGTGTTCTGGTCGGCCGATTCGGTTCGGTCCGACTGGGTGCGGGATGAGGCGGACGAGGGCAAGGAGGCTGGCAAGCTGATCCCTGTACTGCTAGATGCGATTAAGCCGCCGCTTGGTTTCCGTGGACGTAATTTCATCGACTTATCAAGCAATGACCCCGAAGCTAGTGCCCGACTGGTGGCGGCCATTCGGGCGTTTGCCCCCGCCAAGCGTCCAAGGGCTCAACGTGCAGGCCAGGACAGGCGTACGGATGATCAATCCCCAGTCGTGAGCGCTCAGACTGTCAACCCAGGGCCGTCGAAAGGCGCTCCGCTTGATCCGCTGATTGCCGAACTGGATCGGCGGAGCACGTCTCCACAGCGACGGTTGGACATCGGTGACCTGCTTGCGCGGAACGGAGACACGCGCCGAGGCGTGTGTCTCGACGGAGACGCCATTCCGGACATCGCATGGTGCGAGGTGCCAAGTGGGGCATTTCGGTACGGCGATACCGGCGACCAGATCGAGTTGCCGACGTACTCGCTGTCTCGCTACCCGGTGACGAACGCTCAGTACGAGGCCTTCATCGAGGCCGGCGGCTACGAGCAAAGAGACAAGTGGTGGCAAGGCCTTAATCAGATGATACCGGAGAGCGGAGGGTGGTCCCAGAGCAACCGACCGCGCGAGTCGGTGTCATGGTACGAAGCGGTGGCGTACTGCCGTTGGCTGAGCGCGCAGCTCGGGTACGAAGTACGCCTGCCGACGGAGCAGGAATGGGAGAAGGGAGCCCGTGGCAAGCATGGGCGACGGTACCCCTGGGGCGATGAGTACCAAGTGGGAATCGCTAACCTTGATGAAACCAAGCAAGAGGATGGCCCAAACTACCTGGAGCAGACCACAGCAGTAGGCATCTACCCACAGGGAGCTTCACCGTACGGGATAGAAGATATGAGCGGCAACGTGCGGGAGTGGTGCGCGGACAAGTATGAAACGCCTCACGACACTGGCCCTTCCGGTGATGAGCCTCGGGTGTTGCGCGGCGGCTCCTGGTTCGTCTATCCGTGCCTCGCGTGCGCCTGGTACCGCTTCTGGTACCTTCCAAACCTCCGCAACCGCGGCTGGGGTTTTCGTTTGTGTTGCTCTTCCCCTATTCCCCACTGA
- a CDS encoding MFS transporter, with the protein MSSSLPFVQRAWPALAFGFALTFASSAGQTYFISLSSGAIRDELGLSHGGFGTLYTVATTASALVLVWLGKLADRYDLVTLGAICVAVLAVVCAVGMGSAQSWLGLGIAVFGLRLAGQGMLSHLSMTAMGRWFSRERGRALSVAVLGFTAAEALLPFLGALALATWSWRTLWWIAAGVLLAVMLPLVLWAGQLAKGRGLDQPTEADAASTSTPVRQWTRSEVVRDPRFYALLPGVLAPPFIVTGVLFHQVHLVEQKGWSLPAFAATYPFYAGAATAVALGLGFVIDRFGAVRLLPYYLLPIATGLLVLSVTQSLVGAAVFMALMGASAGGATLVIGALWAELYGVTHLGAIRALAVSLMVFSTALAPGLMGWLIDAGMSIDWQYRMLAAYVVVGIALFAVLQPSLGLRQHSAW; encoded by the coding sequence TTGAGCAGCAGCTTGCCCTTTGTTCAGCGGGCCTGGCCCGCCTTGGCCTTCGGCTTTGCCCTCACCTTCGCGTCGAGCGCCGGGCAAACCTACTTCATTTCCCTCTCGAGCGGCGCGATCCGGGATGAGCTCGGCCTAAGCCACGGCGGCTTCGGCACCCTTTACACCGTGGCCACCACGGCCAGTGCGCTCGTGCTGGTCTGGCTCGGCAAGCTAGCCGATCGCTACGACCTCGTGACCTTGGGGGCGATCTGTGTCGCAGTACTCGCCGTGGTCTGCGCCGTCGGCATGGGCAGTGCCCAGTCATGGCTGGGGTTAGGTATCGCGGTGTTCGGCCTGCGGCTCGCAGGCCAGGGGATGCTCAGTCATCTCTCGATGACGGCGATGGGGCGCTGGTTCTCGCGCGAGCGGGGGCGAGCCCTCAGCGTGGCGGTGCTCGGGTTCACGGCCGCTGAGGCCTTGCTGCCCTTTCTCGGCGCCCTCGCCTTGGCGACGTGGTCGTGGCGAACCCTGTGGTGGATCGCCGCGGGCGTGTTGCTGGCGGTGATGCTGCCGCTGGTGCTCTGGGCAGGGCAGCTCGCGAAAGGACGCGGCCTAGATCAACCCACCGAGGCCGACGCTGCCTCGACGTCCACGCCCGTGCGCCAGTGGACGCGCTCGGAAGTAGTGCGCGATCCGCGATTCTACGCCCTACTGCCGGGCGTGCTGGCACCGCCTTTTATCGTGACGGGCGTACTGTTTCATCAGGTGCACTTGGTGGAGCAAAAGGGGTGGTCGCTGCCCGCCTTCGCCGCTACCTATCCGTTTTATGCAGGGGCAGCGACGGCGGTGGCGTTGGGTCTTGGGTTTGTGATCGACCGTTTCGGCGCCGTGCGTTTGCTGCCGTACTACCTGCTGCCGATCGCCACGGGCTTGCTCGTGCTGAGTGTTACGCAGTCGCTGGTGGGGGCAGCCGTGTTCATGGCGCTGATGGGGGCGAGTGCGGGTGGCGCGACGCTGGTGATTGGGGCGCTGTGGGCGGAGCTCTACGGGGTGACGCACCTGGGGGCGATTCGGGCGTTGGCGGTGTCATTGATGGTGTTCTCGACGGCGTTGGCGCCGGGATTGATGGGGTGGTTGATCGATGCGGGGATGTCGATCGACTGGCAGTACCGGATGTTGGCGGCGTATGTGGTGGTGGGGATAGCGTTGTTCGCTGTGCTGCAGCCGAGCTTGGGGCTGAGGCAGCACAGCGCCTGGTAA
- a CDS encoding coniferyl aldehyde dehydrogenase encodes MPYDASHRADPSAQQLTDTLRHVRAAYARQPAPTARERIDRLDRLHNAVLDYKDRLVAAVEADFGSRPAAETLLMELLPVLQGIAHNRKHVRGWMRPSRRETPLMLAPSTSKVHFQPLGVIGIVVPWNFPLLLSLSPLVSAFTAGNRAMIKTSEYAPQTGAMLQEMLASAFSDEEVVVFTGGVEVATEFTKLPFDHLVFTGSTQVGRVVMRAAAENLTPVTLELGGKSPAIVHPSFPIEEAAARIALGKGLNAGQVCIAPDYLLLPRDQVDAFAEAYEAAVRKHYPTLARNGDYTAIITERQHDRLQGLLSDAAAKGAEVIGINPGNESLEGTCKVPMTLLKQVSDDMQVMQEEIFGPILPLVPYDEFDDAIAYVNARPRPLALYYFDWDRARGEHVLAHTHSGGVAFNDVLSQGVVDDMPFGGVGPSGMGHYHGKEGFLSFSKAKPVIRKGRLDAIAFIAAPWGNRLYKAFMAFQFARFRKKR; translated from the coding sequence ATGCCCTACGACGCTTCGCACCGCGCCGACCCGAGCGCGCAGCAACTCACGGACACGTTACGTCACGTCCGCGCGGCCTACGCGCGCCAGCCCGCACCCACGGCCCGCGAGCGTATCGACCGCCTAGATCGTCTGCACAACGCCGTGCTCGACTACAAGGACCGCCTGGTCGCCGCCGTCGAGGCCGACTTCGGCAGCCGCCCTGCCGCCGAGACCCTGCTCATGGAGCTGCTGCCCGTGCTCCAGGGCATCGCCCACAACCGCAAGCACGTGCGCGGGTGGATGCGGCCCTCGCGGCGCGAGACGCCGCTGATGCTCGCGCCGTCCACCAGCAAGGTGCATTTTCAGCCGCTCGGCGTGATCGGCATCGTGGTGCCGTGGAACTTCCCGCTGCTGCTCTCGCTCTCGCCGCTCGTGAGCGCCTTCACCGCCGGCAACCGGGCGATGATCAAGACCTCGGAGTACGCACCGCAGACCGGTGCCATGCTGCAGGAGATGCTCGCCAGCGCCTTCAGCGATGAGGAAGTGGTGGTGTTTACCGGCGGCGTGGAGGTGGCTACTGAATTTACTAAGCTACCCTTCGATCACCTCGTGTTCACCGGCTCCACGCAGGTGGGCCGCGTGGTGATGCGCGCCGCGGCAGAGAACCTCACGCCCGTCACCTTGGAGCTCGGCGGCAAGTCGCCGGCCATCGTGCATCCGTCGTTCCCGATCGAGGAGGCCGCCGCACGCATCGCCCTCGGCAAAGGCTTGAACGCCGGCCAGGTGTGCATTGCCCCCGACTACCTGCTGCTCCCGCGCGACCAGGTGGACGCCTTCGCTGAGGCCTACGAAGCCGCTGTGCGCAAGCACTACCCCACGCTCGCCCGCAACGGCGACTACACGGCGATCATTACCGAGCGCCAGCACGATCGCCTGCAGGGCCTGCTGAGCGACGCCGCGGCGAAGGGCGCCGAGGTTATCGGCATCAACCCTGGCAATGAGTCTCTCGAGGGCACCTGTAAGGTACCCATGACGTTGCTCAAACAAGTGAGCGACGACATGCAGGTGATGCAGGAGGAGATCTTCGGGCCCATCCTGCCGCTCGTGCCCTACGACGAGTTCGACGACGCAATCGCGTACGTTAACGCGCGGCCGCGACCCCTCGCGCTCTACTACTTCGATTGGGACCGGGCGCGCGGTGAGCACGTGTTGGCGCATACCCATTCGGGGGGTGTTGCGTTCAACGATGTGTTGAGCCAAGGCGTGGTGGACGACATGCCTTTCGGCGGCGTTGGCCCCTCAGGCATGGGGCACTACCACGGCAAGGAGGGCTTCCTGAGCTTCTCAAAGGCCAAGCCCGTAATCCGCAAAGGACGGCTGGACGCGATCGCCTTCATCGCTGCGCCATGGGGCAACCGCCTGTACAAGGCGTTCATGGCGTTTCAGTTCGCGCGCTTTCGTAAGAAGCGCTAA